One Arthrobacter sp. StoSoilB20 DNA segment encodes these proteins:
- a CDS encoding fructose-specific PTS transporter subunit EIIC — protein MTQLITPQLVTLDQNLGDSPADVIRVLAGKVAASGRASEVEGLFADAFAREQKTATGVPGGIAIPHCRSAAVQEPALAMARLSHKVDFGAKDGPADLIFFIAAPDGADQEHLKLLSKLARSLIKKDFTAALRAAATEQDIVDLVDGALADKPAAAPAHAAAPAAVSGSGAGTTAASAPKRIVAVTACPTGIAHTYMAADSLVAAAKEMGVDLQVETQGSSGAKPLDPAVIAAADAVIFAVDVDVRGKERFAGKPVINAPVKRGIDEPTKMVEEALAAANDPRARRVPHAGAEDQAERAEEEKGEHIGQKLKRALLTGVSYMIPFVAGGGLLIALGFLLGGYDITGVADKVVLENNFGNLPEGGLTIYLGAVLFKIGALSMGFLVPALAGYIAYAIADRPGIAPGFVAGAVSGFMGAGFLGGIVGGLLAGYIAHLIGTWQVPRWLRGLMPVVIIPLLASIVASGLMFLVLGGPIAGLTVALNTWLTGMSGASAVVLGIILGLMMCFDLGGPVNKVAYAFAVAGLSAGSSDNQAPWMIMGTVMAAGMVPPLAMALATALDKRVFTLNERENGKAAWLLGASFISEGAIPFAAADPLRVIPASMLGGALTGALCMATGVTSQAPHGGLFVFFAIGNLLMFIVSIVAGMVVSALAVIALKRWAVKKPVEAAEPAPATASV, from the coding sequence GTGACCCAGCTGATCACACCCCAATTGGTCACCCTCGACCAAAACCTGGGCGACTCCCCCGCCGACGTCATCCGCGTCCTGGCCGGCAAGGTTGCCGCCTCCGGCCGTGCTTCCGAGGTTGAAGGCCTCTTCGCCGACGCCTTCGCCCGCGAGCAGAAGACAGCCACCGGCGTCCCCGGCGGCATCGCGATCCCGCACTGCCGTTCCGCAGCGGTCCAGGAACCGGCCCTTGCCATGGCCCGCTTGTCCCACAAGGTGGACTTCGGCGCCAAGGACGGCCCGGCAGACCTGATTTTCTTCATCGCAGCCCCGGACGGTGCCGACCAGGAACACCTGAAGCTGCTCTCCAAGCTGGCCCGGTCCCTGATCAAGAAGGACTTCACCGCAGCACTGCGTGCGGCGGCCACTGAGCAGGACATTGTTGACCTCGTGGACGGCGCACTGGCCGATAAGCCGGCTGCCGCACCCGCACATGCTGCCGCACCTGCCGCGGTTTCCGGCTCTGGCGCCGGCACGACGGCGGCTTCCGCACCCAAGCGCATTGTGGCCGTGACAGCCTGCCCCACCGGCATTGCGCACACGTACATGGCTGCCGACTCACTGGTGGCTGCTGCCAAGGAAATGGGCGTCGACCTCCAAGTGGAGACCCAGGGGTCATCCGGTGCCAAGCCGCTGGACCCGGCCGTGATTGCAGCAGCTGACGCCGTAATTTTCGCCGTCGACGTTGATGTTCGTGGCAAGGAGCGCTTCGCCGGCAAGCCGGTCATCAATGCTCCCGTCAAGCGCGGCATCGACGAACCCACCAAGATGGTCGAGGAAGCACTCGCTGCCGCCAACGATCCCCGGGCACGCCGCGTTCCCCATGCCGGCGCTGAAGACCAGGCTGAGCGCGCCGAGGAGGAGAAGGGCGAGCACATCGGCCAGAAGCTGAAGCGCGCCCTCCTGACCGGCGTGAGCTACATGATTCCGTTCGTGGCCGGCGGTGGCCTGCTGATTGCGCTTGGCTTCCTGCTCGGCGGCTACGACATCACCGGAGTCGCAGACAAGGTGGTTCTCGAGAACAACTTCGGCAACCTGCCCGAGGGTGGACTCACCATCTACCTCGGCGCGGTCTTGTTCAAAATTGGTGCCCTCTCCATGGGCTTCCTTGTCCCGGCGCTGGCCGGCTACATCGCCTACGCCATCGCCGACCGGCCCGGCATCGCCCCCGGCTTCGTTGCAGGCGCCGTTTCAGGGTTCATGGGTGCAGGGTTCCTTGGTGGCATTGTGGGCGGCCTCCTGGCCGGCTACATCGCGCACCTGATCGGAACCTGGCAGGTGCCGCGCTGGCTCCGTGGCCTGATGCCCGTGGTTATCATCCCGCTGCTTGCTTCAATCGTTGCCTCCGGCTTGATGTTCCTGGTCCTCGGCGGCCCCATCGCCGGCCTCACAGTAGCCTTGAACACTTGGTTGACCGGCATGAGCGGCGCCTCCGCCGTTGTTCTCGGCATCATTCTTGGCCTCATGATGTGTTTCGACCTCGGCGGCCCGGTCAACAAGGTTGCCTACGCGTTCGCAGTTGCCGGCCTGAGTGCCGGCAGTTCAGACAACCAGGCTCCGTGGATGATCATGGGCACGGTCATGGCTGCCGGCATGGTTCCCCCGCTTGCCATGGCATTGGCTACCGCCCTGGACAAGAGAGTCTTCACCCTCAACGAGCGTGAGAACGGCAAGGCAGCCTGGCTGCTGGGAGCCTCCTTCATCTCCGAAGGTGCCATTCCTTTCGCAGCAGCAGACCCGCTGCGCGTCATCCCGGCCAGCATGCTGGGCGGCGCCCTCACCGGAGCCCTTTGCATGGCTACCGGCGTAACTTCCCAAGCACCGCACGGGGGCCTGTTTGTCTTCTTCGCCATCGGCAACCTGCTGATGTTCATTGTCTCGATCGTCGCAGGCATGGTGGTCAGCGCCCTGGCCGTCATCGCCCTCAAGCGCTGGGCCGTCAAGAAGCCGGTGGAAGCAGCGGAACCCGCACCGGCCACAGCAAGCGTCTAG
- a CDS encoding 1-phosphofructokinase family hexose kinase gives MIVTLTANPSLDRTVELPGALARGEVQRAVAVHQESGGKGVNVSRALVASGLDTVAVLPGADSDPVLSGLHDGGVPFAALPIGQALRSNVTLTEPDGVTTKINEPGPELSGEQQEALIGLLLERSRGASWVVLAGSLPPGVPADFYATIARRLRSNADGTATPGIAIDSSGAPLAAALVGDAAGKPDLLKPNAEELAELAAAAGFTNVSTADELEADPAKAAEAAAAVVASGVGAVLATLGSKGAILVTADGAWLATHPPIKAVSTVGAGDSSLAGYLLAATQGGSAQDCLRQAVAHGAAAASLPGSTVPAVHQTTPDAVTITALQKDSQ, from the coding sequence ATGATTGTCACCTTGACCGCCAACCCCAGCCTTGACCGCACGGTGGAACTCCCCGGCGCCCTGGCCCGCGGTGAAGTGCAGCGTGCGGTGGCCGTCCACCAGGAATCCGGTGGGAAGGGCGTCAACGTTTCGCGGGCGCTCGTGGCCTCCGGCCTCGACACCGTGGCAGTTCTTCCGGGCGCAGACTCGGACCCCGTCCTTTCCGGACTGCACGACGGCGGCGTGCCGTTCGCCGCGCTTCCCATCGGCCAGGCGCTGCGCAGCAACGTCACGCTCACCGAACCGGACGGTGTCACCACCAAGATCAACGAACCCGGCCCGGAACTGAGCGGTGAACAGCAGGAAGCCCTGATCGGGTTGCTGCTGGAGCGCTCCCGTGGCGCCAGCTGGGTAGTACTGGCAGGATCGCTCCCACCAGGAGTGCCTGCGGATTTCTACGCCACAATCGCGCGTCGGCTCCGGTCGAACGCGGACGGAACGGCAACGCCCGGCATCGCCATCGACTCCTCCGGGGCACCCCTTGCGGCCGCCTTGGTGGGCGACGCCGCGGGGAAACCGGACCTCCTCAAGCCGAACGCGGAAGAGCTCGCAGAGCTCGCTGCCGCCGCCGGCTTCACCAACGTCTCCACTGCTGACGAACTGGAAGCGGACCCGGCCAAAGCCGCTGAAGCCGCAGCCGCCGTCGTCGCCAGCGGTGTAGGTGCCGTTCTCGCAACACTCGGGTCCAAGGGAGCAATCCTGGTGACGGCGGACGGGGCGTGGCTCGCCACTCATCCACCCATCAAAGCCGTCAGCACGGTGGGCGCCGGGGACTCTTCACTTGCCGGCTACTTGCTGGCTGCAACCCAAGGCGGCTCTGCGCAGGACTGCCTTCGTCAAGCCGTGGCACATGGTGCCGCTGCTGCTTCGCTGCCAGGCTCCACTGTCCCGGCAGTCCACCAGACAACCCCAGACGCCGTAACCATCACGGCCCTCCAGAAGGACTCACAGTGA
- a CDS encoding DeoR/GlpR family DNA-binding transcription regulator, with amino-acid sequence MFAEERQQLISALVAERGRVSVTDLADRFSITTETVRRDLAALEVSGNLRRVHGGAVPSDRLSTREESILERAVQRQIEKLRIANAALGLIPELTTGSILLDAGSTTETLADLLAQRTPPANGNDELVVITHAIPIAGKLSSTPGIALQILGGRVRGLTQAAVGQSTVEAAYKLRPDIAFVGANGIHATFGLSTPDPEEAAVKAAFVTSARRVVALADSSKLDSETLVQFATLKDVDTLITDSQPSPELAAALADAGVDVVIA; translated from the coding sequence GTGTTCGCCGAAGAACGCCAGCAACTGATCTCCGCACTCGTCGCAGAGCGCGGACGGGTGAGCGTCACTGACCTTGCCGACCGTTTCAGCATCACCACTGAGACAGTCCGCCGGGATCTCGCAGCCCTTGAAGTTTCCGGGAACCTGCGCCGCGTCCACGGAGGCGCCGTACCCTCGGACCGCCTCAGCACCCGCGAGGAAAGCATTCTTGAACGCGCCGTACAGCGCCAGATCGAGAAACTCCGCATTGCCAACGCAGCCCTTGGGCTCATTCCGGAACTCACCACGGGCAGCATCCTGCTCGATGCCGGCTCCACCACCGAAACGCTGGCGGACCTGCTGGCCCAGCGGACACCACCGGCCAACGGAAACGATGAACTTGTGGTCATCACGCACGCCATTCCCATTGCCGGCAAGCTCTCCTCCACCCCGGGGATAGCACTCCAGATCCTTGGTGGGCGTGTCCGCGGACTGACGCAGGCCGCCGTCGGGCAGTCCACAGTGGAGGCCGCCTACAAACTTCGCCCGGACATCGCTTTTGTGGGAGCCAATGGCATCCACGCAACCTTCGGTCTCAGCACCCCCGATCCTGAGGAAGCCGCGGTCAAGGCCGCCTTCGTCACCTCAGCCCGTCGCGTGGTGGCCTTGGCCGACTCTTCCAAGCTGGACTCCGAAACACTGGTCCAGTTCGCAACGTTGAAGGATGTTGACACCTTGATTACAGACAGCCAACCCTCCCCCGAGCTCGCCGCGGCGTTGGCCGATGCCGGCGTCGACGTGGTGATCGCATGA
- a CDS encoding GAF and ANTAR domain-containing protein has product MDEMNVELALPDAASAPDEISVPEQLQDLVIDSEDVGGFLGDLAVFSAAAVSRAVGVPVHCGITVSRRRRTATVAGSTQEAKLIDEVQQAYGDGPCLEAMRSHSTVHVPDTSIEERWKEYCTVIAERGHLSALCVPLELDEGATAALNFFAPQAGVFDDATIQNCELYASQAERSLRLAVRIGVKQQHADDLQDAMQSRTVIDLACGIIMGQNRCTQEEAFEILKKASSTRNQKLREVAESLVTSVAKQAPVAHFEP; this is encoded by the coding sequence ATGGACGAAATGAACGTTGAATTAGCGCTGCCTGATGCTGCGTCGGCGCCAGACGAAATTTCGGTGCCGGAGCAGCTGCAGGACCTGGTGATTGACAGCGAAGACGTGGGCGGGTTCCTTGGCGATCTCGCAGTCTTCTCGGCGGCAGCCGTGTCCAGGGCTGTTGGCGTGCCAGTCCATTGCGGGATCACCGTCAGCCGCCGTCGACGCACCGCAACGGTGGCCGGAAGCACCCAGGAAGCCAAGCTGATCGACGAAGTCCAGCAGGCCTACGGGGACGGACCGTGCCTGGAGGCAATGAGAAGCCATTCCACCGTGCATGTTCCTGACACCTCCATCGAGGAACGGTGGAAGGAGTACTGCACGGTGATCGCGGAACGCGGGCACCTGTCTGCACTCTGCGTGCCGCTGGAACTGGATGAAGGCGCAACTGCTGCGCTGAACTTCTTTGCTCCCCAGGCCGGTGTCTTTGATGACGCCACCATCCAAAACTGTGAACTGTACGCAAGCCAGGCGGAGCGCTCGCTGAGGTTGGCCGTGCGCATCGGGGTAAAGCAGCAGCACGCCGACGACCTCCAGGATGCCATGCAGTCCCGGACCGTCATTGACCTGGCATGCGGCATCATCATGGGGCAGAACCGCTGTACCCAGGAGGAAGCGTTCGAGATCCTCAAGAAGGCCTCCAGCACCCGGAACCAGAAGCTGCGTGAGGTCGCAGAGTCCCTGGTCACCAGTGTGGCCAAGCAGGCTCCCGTGGCCCATTTCGAGCCCTGA
- a CDS encoding glutamate--cysteine ligase has protein sequence MRTFGVEEELLIADPADGMPLALAADLLDVAAPHFDEAQDGDSAGADGGGAHGSGAGKATLKSEFKQEQVEVNSRPCRTAAELRAEIRAGRALSDKAARAVGARVAALATPPVFHATPTMGNQRYAAMGTEFGLISREQLTCGFHVHVSIESPDEGVAVLDRMRHWLPVLLALSANSPFWMGADTGFSSYRTQIWNRWPTAGPMDVFGSAEGYQAMLSELLGTGVPLDEGMIYFDARLSKGHPTVELRIADVCLYAEDALTIAVIARALVETSAAEWRQGKPASSTLTPVIRMANWKASRFGTNHQLLHPLEQRPYPAADVAGALLRHVRPALTATGDLALARAGVANILRRGTGERLQRQAYSQRRRLSDVVSAAIASTHQDGERSDAGVLSH, from the coding sequence ATGCGTACGTTTGGTGTCGAAGAGGAACTGTTGATCGCAGATCCCGCGGACGGAATGCCGTTGGCGCTGGCCGCAGACCTCCTGGACGTTGCTGCCCCGCACTTTGATGAGGCGCAGGACGGGGACAGCGCCGGTGCAGACGGAGGCGGTGCCCATGGAAGCGGTGCCGGAAAAGCGACGCTGAAGTCGGAGTTCAAGCAGGAGCAGGTGGAAGTCAACTCGCGGCCCTGCCGAACTGCCGCCGAACTCAGGGCCGAGATCCGTGCCGGACGCGCATTGTCCGACAAAGCTGCCCGGGCCGTGGGGGCGCGAGTGGCGGCCTTGGCCACACCACCCGTTTTCCACGCCACACCCACCATGGGGAACCAGCGGTACGCGGCCATGGGGACTGAATTCGGGCTGATTTCCCGTGAGCAGCTCACCTGCGGTTTCCATGTCCACGTGTCCATCGAATCCCCGGACGAAGGAGTAGCCGTCCTGGACCGGATGCGGCACTGGCTGCCCGTGCTCCTGGCCTTGAGCGCCAATTCTCCCTTCTGGATGGGGGCCGACACAGGCTTTTCCAGTTATCGCACGCAGATTTGGAACAGATGGCCCACTGCGGGTCCCATGGATGTTTTCGGTTCCGCGGAGGGGTATCAAGCCATGCTCTCGGAGCTGCTGGGGACTGGAGTTCCGTTGGATGAGGGCATGATCTACTTCGATGCCCGGCTCTCCAAAGGGCATCCCACTGTCGAACTGCGCATAGCGGACGTGTGCCTCTATGCCGAGGACGCCCTCACCATCGCCGTGATTGCCCGGGCCTTGGTGGAGACCTCGGCGGCCGAGTGGCGGCAGGGAAAACCGGCGTCAAGCACGCTGACGCCGGTCATCCGGATGGCGAATTGGAAAGCCAGCCGCTTCGGCACCAACCACCAGTTGCTGCACCCGTTGGAACAGCGCCCCTATCCCGCTGCCGATGTTGCCGGCGCCCTGCTCCGACACGTTCGCCCGGCGCTCACAGCCACCGGTGATCTTGCCCTCGCCAGGGCAGGCGTGGCGAACATTCTCCGCCGGGGCACCGGCGAACGGCTGCAACGCCAGGCGTACAGCCAGCGTCGCCGGTTGTCCGACGTCGTATCCGCCGCCATTGCCTCCACGCACCAGGACGGCGAACGGTCCGACGCCGGGGTGCTGAGTCACTAG
- a CDS encoding VOC family protein, with the protein MNISLKYAHVTVNDVDESLAFYRDALGFDVRNDVGSDGQRWVTIGSDAQPDLELVLSPPHAGRSQADGDAIQELLTKGVMPMLVFTTDDLDATFEKLRASGAEVLQEPIDQPWGPRDCAFRDPSGNMIRINQG; encoded by the coding sequence ATGAACATTTCATTGAAGTATGCACATGTCACCGTCAACGATGTGGATGAGTCGCTCGCCTTCTACCGCGACGCCCTGGGTTTCGACGTAAGGAACGACGTCGGCTCGGACGGCCAGCGCTGGGTCACCATCGGCAGCGACGCCCAGCCGGATCTTGAACTGGTGCTTTCCCCGCCGCACGCCGGCCGTTCACAGGCCGACGGCGATGCCATCCAGGAACTCCTGACCAAGGGTGTTATGCCCATGCTGGTGTTCACCACGGATGACCTGGATGCTACGTTCGAGAAGCTCCGCGCGTCAGGAGCCGAAGTTCTCCAGGAACCCATCGATCAGCCCTGGGGACCGCGCGACTGCGCCTTCCGCGACCCATCCGGCAATATGATCCGTATCAACCAGGGCTGA
- a CDS encoding helix-turn-helix transcriptional regulator, translating into MTPQELANLAHLRRARDFIDREYARPLDVPTMAAGALMSPAHFSRQFKAAYGESPYNYLMTRRIERAMALLRAGTSVTDACMEVGCTSLGSFSTRFTEIVGINPSEYRSREHHAVKAMPSCIAKQHTRPERNGGKTSAPASAPVSAPDGLSRIEEAPAPQLQ; encoded by the coding sequence ATGACTCCGCAGGAACTGGCCAACCTGGCTCATCTGCGGCGCGCCCGCGACTTCATTGACCGCGAGTATGCGCGTCCTCTGGATGTGCCCACCATGGCCGCCGGAGCACTCATGTCCCCCGCGCATTTCTCCCGCCAGTTCAAGGCCGCCTACGGCGAATCCCCCTACAACTACCTCATGACCCGGCGGATCGAACGGGCCATGGCCCTGCTCCGGGCAGGCACCAGCGTCACGGACGCCTGCATGGAAGTCGGCTGTACGTCGCTGGGCTCCTTCAGCACGCGATTCACGGAAATCGTTGGCATCAACCCCAGCGAATACCGCTCGCGCGAACACCATGCAGTCAAGGCCATGCCTTCCTGTATCGCCAAACAGCACACGCGGCCCGAACGAAATGGGGGCAAGACTTCTGCTCCGGCTTCGGCGCCGGTTTCGGCTCCTGATGGACTGAGCAGGATTGAAGAAGCGCCCGCGCCACAGCTGCAATAG
- a CDS encoding phospholipase has protein sequence MDSVVWSKPESQRAGTPLLVMMHGYGTSEQRMVDLFPHLPGEFTCAALRGPKVIGDDYGWFLLDYFLTNDFADVIASTNTVFNWINSVKDNHSSVSLLGYSQGMAMASTLLRLRPQAFKATVGLSGFVLENDLLALSESFDSPPPFFWGRDKGDPVINEDAIAHTAEWLEANVALTARTYPGMGHRIEPPELVDVSAFLKFYVLG, from the coding sequence ATGGATTCAGTGGTGTGGTCAAAGCCCGAAAGCCAGCGCGCGGGCACTCCGTTGCTGGTGATGATGCACGGTTATGGAACCAGCGAGCAACGCATGGTGGACCTCTTTCCGCATCTTCCCGGCGAGTTCACGTGCGCTGCACTTCGCGGTCCGAAAGTGATCGGCGATGACTACGGCTGGTTCCTGTTGGACTACTTCCTGACCAACGACTTTGCTGATGTGATTGCGTCCACCAACACGGTGTTCAACTGGATCAACTCGGTCAAGGACAATCACAGCAGCGTGAGCCTGCTGGGGTATTCGCAGGGTATGGCCATGGCCAGTACGCTCCTGCGGTTGCGGCCCCAGGCCTTCAAGGCCACGGTGGGCCTGTCCGGCTTTGTGCTGGAGAACGACCTCCTTGCCCTGAGCGAGTCCTTTGACAGCCCGCCCCCGTTCTTCTGGGGACGGGATAAGGGCGACCCCGTGATCAACGAGGACGCGATCGCCCACACTGCGGAATGGCTGGAAGCCAACGTCGCGTTGACGGCACGGACTTATCCGGGGATGGGCCACAGGATCGAACCACCGGAGCTGGTGGACGTCAGTGCGTTCCTGAAGTTCTACGTCCTGGGTTGA
- a CDS encoding LacI family DNA-binding transcriptional regulator, which yields MVSTHRATIQDVAVLSGLSICTVSRALRHLPNVSEREQEQVAGAAAKLGYKALAAASRPEGGRTGSVAIVAPTATSWFFAQAVEAAEEVLGDSGYDTVLISLRNQDSVRRQFFADLGNLAQRVDGLLLLTMDLVPGEVAALEACGLAIASVGMENVPWDNVAIDDEHAAWQATQHLLGLGHWDLAVLSSNEHPVATETPRFRGFKRALDEHHLTVHPDLVVCAGPSIDDGRRAMTELIARGASPTAVFAHCDEAAFGALKALREYGLSVPKNVSVIGMDNHPMSGFLGLSTVAQPVADQGAFAANLLCERLLNTETPHQPSNHLLDTKLIERKTTRHKR from the coding sequence ATGGTTAGCACTCACAGGGCGACAATCCAGGACGTGGCCGTCCTCTCCGGGTTGTCCATTTGCACGGTATCCCGGGCCCTCAGGCACCTCCCGAACGTTTCCGAACGGGAACAAGAACAGGTAGCCGGTGCTGCCGCCAAGCTGGGCTACAAGGCTTTGGCTGCAGCGTCCAGGCCGGAGGGCGGCAGGACGGGTTCAGTGGCCATCGTGGCACCCACTGCCACCTCCTGGTTCTTCGCGCAGGCCGTGGAGGCAGCTGAGGAAGTCCTTGGCGACAGCGGCTATGACACCGTACTGATCAGCCTGCGTAACCAGGACAGCGTGCGGCGGCAGTTCTTCGCAGACCTGGGAAACCTCGCGCAGAGAGTGGACGGGCTCCTCCTGCTCACCATGGACCTGGTGCCCGGCGAGGTGGCCGCGTTGGAGGCCTGCGGACTGGCGATAGCCAGCGTGGGCATGGAAAATGTTCCGTGGGACAATGTAGCTATCGATGACGAACACGCAGCCTGGCAGGCAACCCAACACCTGCTGGGGCTGGGCCATTGGGACTTGGCCGTTCTCTCGAGCAATGAACACCCGGTTGCGACGGAGACTCCGCGGTTCCGTGGCTTCAAGCGTGCACTGGATGAACACCACCTCACCGTCCACCCGGACCTTGTGGTGTGTGCGGGGCCAAGCATCGATGACGGCCGGCGGGCAATGACGGAACTCATCGCCCGCGGCGCGAGCCCCACGGCGGTGTTCGCACATTGCGACGAAGCCGCGTTCGGTGCGTTGAAGGCGCTCCGCGAATACGGTTTATCCGTGCCCAAGAACGTGTCAGTGATCGGAATGGACAACCACCCCATGAGTGGGTTCCTTGGTTTGAGCACCGTGGCGCAGCCCGTGGCAGACCAAGGCGCCTTCGCAGCGAACCTGCTGTGCGAACGACTCCTGAATACCGAAACCCCCCACCAGCCCTCCAACCATCTGCTCGATACCAAGCTCATCGAACGCAAAACCACGCGCCACAAGCGCTGA
- a CDS encoding HAD-IA family hydrolase: protein MTDLRNAWTGASALLFDLDGVLTPTAVVHEHAWQKLFDDYLAKAGHPQGYRESDYFDHIDGKPRFDGVRDFLASRGITLPEGPVHDDPANQTVQGLGNRKNAIFNEIVNSRGVEPYEGSVKFINAAVELGLKVAVVSSSRNAPAVLKAAGLDHHFEVVVDGQVAAAVGLPGKPDPATYVYGAGLLGVPVEECIVVEDAVSGVQAGAGANFYAVIGVDRGAGRQTLLDAGATLVVDDLNDLL from the coding sequence ATGACTGATCTTCGTAATGCCTGGACAGGCGCTTCAGCACTGTTGTTCGACCTCGACGGCGTGCTGACGCCCACTGCCGTGGTGCACGAGCATGCGTGGCAGAAGCTTTTCGATGACTATCTGGCCAAAGCCGGTCACCCGCAGGGGTATCGGGAGAGTGACTACTTCGACCACATCGACGGCAAGCCACGGTTCGATGGCGTGCGTGATTTCCTGGCATCCCGTGGCATCACCTTGCCCGAAGGCCCGGTCCACGACGACCCCGCGAACCAGACCGTGCAGGGCCTGGGCAACCGCAAGAACGCCATCTTCAACGAGATCGTCAACTCCCGCGGTGTTGAACCCTACGAGGGGTCGGTCAAGTTCATCAACGCCGCAGTGGAGCTTGGATTGAAGGTGGCGGTGGTTTCGTCCTCCCGGAACGCGCCGGCTGTCTTGAAGGCCGCCGGCCTTGACCACCACTTCGAGGTGGTGGTGGACGGCCAGGTGGCTGCCGCCGTCGGACTTCCCGGTAAGCCGGACCCGGCCACGTACGTCTATGGCGCGGGGCTGCTGGGCGTGCCTGTGGAGGAATGCATTGTGGTGGAGGACGCGGTGTCCGGCGTCCAAGCCGGCGCAGGCGCCAATTTTTACGCCGTGATCGGTGTGGACCGCGGGGCGGGCCGCCAGACACTGCTCGACGCCGGCGCCACGCTGGTGGTCGACGACCTCAACGATCTTCTCTGA